A region of Acidimicrobiales bacterium DNA encodes the following proteins:
- a CDS encoding peptidoglycan DD-metalloendopeptidase family protein, translating into MHRRVLASLALVVAVFLTATVPASADRKDEIKQQIRTLREQVEEASEAESELLGQLDDVQSRRRTLDGKVAAFDKQIAAAEVDVAAAQANLDTLQAEFVGAQMRLAAVEGEVAGAQNELRKRAVAAYVGQPTAHAAELMLKADSMRDLAATATYLDVMVTSQKAVLDRYTALRDEIVALREAAAKVKDEAMAQRNVVASRVADLEGARMEQEVVRQEVRAQEGEQASLVQQVRSRKAEFQAQINALQAESDAVGGLLRGVQDGQAVQGGAPGSLSHPLPGARVTSLFGPRIHPITGDARNHNGIDYGAGTGTPIRAAADGVVVYAGPRGGYGNATVIDHGGSLATLYAHQSAIGVAVGQTVGRGQVIGAVGSTGFSTGPHLHFEVRVQGTPVDPMRYL; encoded by the coding sequence GTGCATCGCCGCGTCCTCGCCTCGCTCGCGCTCGTCGTCGCCGTCTTCCTGACGGCGACCGTGCCTGCGTCGGCTGACCGCAAGGACGAGATCAAGCAGCAGATCCGCACCCTGCGCGAGCAGGTCGAGGAAGCTTCCGAGGCGGAAAGCGAACTGCTGGGCCAGCTCGACGACGTGCAGAGCCGCCGGCGAACGCTCGACGGCAAGGTCGCCGCCTTCGACAAGCAGATCGCCGCTGCCGAGGTCGACGTGGCCGCCGCCCAGGCCAACCTCGACACGCTGCAGGCCGAGTTCGTGGGTGCCCAGATGCGCCTGGCCGCCGTCGAAGGCGAAGTGGCAGGCGCCCAGAACGAGCTGCGCAAGCGGGCCGTCGCCGCCTACGTGGGCCAGCCCACAGCCCACGCCGCCGAGCTCATGCTCAAGGCCGACAGCATGCGCGACCTGGCCGCCACAGCCACCTACCTCGATGTCATGGTCACCTCGCAGAAGGCCGTGCTCGATCGCTACACCGCGCTGCGTGACGAGATCGTCGCGTTGCGCGAAGCGGCAGCCAAGGTCAAGGACGAGGCCATGGCGCAGCGCAACGTCGTCGCCTCCCGCGTGGCCGACCTCGAAGGCGCCCGCATGGAGCAAGAGGTCGTGCGCCAAGAGGTGCGCGCCCAGGAAGGCGAGCAGGCCTCGCTCGTCCAGCAGGTCCGCTCCCGCAAGGCCGAGTTCCAAGCCCAGATCAATGCGTTGCAGGCCGAGTCCGATGCCGTGGGCGGGCTGCTGCGTGGCGTGCAGGACGGCCAAGCCGTGCAGGGGGGCGCCCCCGGGTCCTTGTCGCACCCGCTGCCCGGCGCCCGTGTGACCTCGCTGTTCGGCCCTCGCATCCATCCCATCACCGGCGACGCCCGCAACCACAACGGCATCGACTACGGCGCAGGGACGGGCACGCCCATCCGCGCCGCGGCCGACGGCGTCGTCGTCTACGCCGGCCCCCGGGGGGGCTACGGCAACGCCACCGTGATCGACCACGGCGGGTCGCTCGCCACCCTCTACGCCCACCAGAGCGCCATCGGCGTCGCCGTGGGCCAGACCGTCGGGCGCGGCCAGGTCATCGGCGCCGTGGGCTCCACGGGCTTCTCGACCGGTCCTCACCTCCACTTCGAGGTGCGCGTGCAGGGCACGCCGGTCGACCCGATGCGCTACCTGTAG
- a CDS encoding ABC transporter ATP-binding protein, with protein sequence MPAVIEVEALRKEYQRLRGGTTVAVNGLDLSVPEGGVFGFLGPNGSGKTTTIRCLLGLVRPSSGRTRMLGAEMPAGLPSVVGRVGSIVETPALFPTMSGRRNLLLLGQLQGIGASAVDAALERVGLAERSRDLVRTYSLGMRQRLGLAAALLKDPALLILDEPANGLDPAGIKEIRGLVRSLGAEGRTVFVSSHLLSEIQQTCDRVAILSRGRCVAAGPVAEVLQGGRTTGVLARVAHPRAALRVLKDAGLPATREGELLVVDVAATDAARIAQVLGEAGHWVSDLRPREVSLEDVFLDLTEEPS encoded by the coding sequence ATGCCCGCTGTGATCGAAGTCGAAGCACTGCGCAAGGAATACCAGCGGTTGCGCGGCGGCACCACCGTTGCCGTCAACGGGCTCGATTTGAGCGTGCCCGAAGGCGGTGTCTTCGGCTTCCTGGGCCCCAACGGCTCAGGCAAGACCACGACCATCCGCTGCCTGCTCGGCTTGGTCCGGCCCTCGTCGGGCCGCACGCGCATGCTCGGCGCCGAGATGCCCGCAGGGCTGCCGTCGGTGGTCGGACGCGTGGGGTCGATCGTGGAGACGCCCGCCCTGTTCCCCACCATGTCGGGACGGCGGAACCTGTTGTTGCTCGGCCAGTTGCAGGGCATCGGAGCCTCGGCGGTCGACGCTGCGTTGGAGCGGGTGGGGCTGGCCGAGCGCAGCCGCGACCTCGTGCGCACGTACTCGCTCGGCATGCGCCAGCGGCTGGGCTTGGCCGCCGCCCTGCTCAAGGACCCGGCCCTGCTCATCCTCGACGAGCCCGCCAACGGCCTCGACCCGGCCGGCATCAAGGAGATCCGAGGCTTGGTGCGCAGCCTCGGCGCCGAAGGGCGCACGGTGTTCGTGTCGAGCCATCTGTTGAGCGAGATCCAGCAGACGTGCGACCGGGTGGCCATCTTGTCGCGCGGGCGTTGCGTCGCGGCCGGGCCGGTGGCCGAGGTGTTGCAAGGCGGACGCACGACGGGCGTGCTGGCCCGGGTGGCCCACCCCCGTGCTGCGCTGCGGGTGCTCAAGGACGCGGGCCTGCCCGCCACCCGAGAGGGCGAACTGCTCGTGGTCGACGTGGCCGCCACCGACGCGGCGCGAATAGCGCAGGTGCTCGGTGAGGCGGGCCACTGGGTGTCCGACCTGCGCCCGCGCGAAGTGAGCTTGGAGGACGTGTTCCTCGACCTCACCGAGGAGCCGTCGTGA
- a CDS encoding response regulator transcription factor — protein sequence MTVTDNDNRVEGDVIRVLIADDQALFRRGLYVVLGTEDGIEVVAEAENGEEAIERARELAPDVVLMDVRMPKVNGIESARAIRADVPTTKILMLTVSDEEDDLYEAIKAGANGYLLKEISVEEVAEAIRAVVQGQSLISPSMASKLLSEFNALVKRAEEKQQFPAPALTAREVEVLRLVAKGMSNREIAEDLYISENTVKNHVRNILEKLHLHNRMEAVIYAVRERLLDIRED from the coding sequence GTGACCGTGACCGACAACGACAACCGAGTCGAAGGCGACGTCATTCGCGTTCTGATCGCCGACGACCAGGCTTTGTTCCGTCGTGGGCTGTACGTCGTGCTGGGCACCGAAGACGGCATCGAGGTCGTCGCCGAGGCCGAGAACGGCGAGGAAGCCATCGAGCGCGCCCGCGAGCTGGCGCCCGACGTCGTCCTCATGGATGTCCGCATGCCCAAGGTGAACGGCATCGAGTCAGCTCGGGCCATCCGGGCCGACGTGCCCACCACCAAGATCCTCATGCTCACCGTCAGTGACGAAGAGGACGACCTCTACGAGGCCATCAAGGCGGGCGCCAACGGCTATCTCCTCAAGGAGATCTCCGTCGAAGAGGTGGCCGAGGCCATCCGCGCCGTCGTGCAAGGCCAGAGCCTGATCTCCCCGTCGATGGCCTCGAAGCTGCTCAGCGAGTTCAACGCCCTCGTGAAGCGGGCCGAGGAGAAGCAGCAGTTCCCGGCACCTGCGCTGACCGCCCGCGAAGTCGAGGTTCTGCGCCTCGTAGCCAAGGGCATGAGCAACCGCGAGATCGCCGAAGACCTCTACATCTCCGAGAACACGGTCAAGAACCACGTCCGCAACATCTTGGAGAAGCTGCACCTCCACAACCGCATGGAAGCGGTCATCTACGCGGTCCGCGAGCGCCTGCTCGACATCCGCGAAGACTGA
- a CDS encoding ArsI/CadI family heavy metal resistance metalloenzyme: MSRVQLALNVTDLESAVDFYSKLFNAEPSKRRPGYANWALNEPPLKLVLFEAPEGGTLNHLGVEVGTTDEVTEATRRLNDEDLPTATEEGVTCCYATQDKVWVTDPDGARWEVYTVTDDNPAPQEAACTPGCC, translated from the coding sequence GTGTCCCGAGTGCAGCTGGCCCTGAACGTCACCGACCTGGAGTCGGCCGTCGACTTCTACTCCAAGCTCTTCAACGCCGAGCCGTCGAAGCGCCGCCCCGGCTACGCCAACTGGGCGCTCAACGAGCCGCCCCTCAAGCTGGTCCTCTTCGAGGCCCCGGAAGGCGGCACCCTCAACCACCTCGGCGTCGAGGTCGGCACCACCGACGAGGTGACCGAGGCCACCCGTCGCCTCAACGACGAGGACCTCCCCACCGCCACCGAGGAAGGCGTCACCTGTTGCTACGCCACCCAGGACAAGGTCTGGGTCACCGACCCCGACGGCGCTCGCTGGGAGGTCTACACGGTCACCGACGACAACCCCGCTCCCCAAGAGGCGGCCTGCACCCCAGGATGCTGCTGA
- the prfB gene encoding peptide chain release factor 2 — protein sequence MRDFTDDLRALRRRLTEAEAYLDIEGKRKRLVDLEVEIGRADLWDDADAARAVTTEFGRVSDDVKTLDALRARIEDAETLHELGVEEGDDSVEAELESATAALAKDLDALELRSLFSGEYDEHDAVCEVHAGAGGTDAQDWAEMMMRMYQRWAERRGFEFELDDVSQGQEAGILSATFIVKGRYAYGLLSAEQGTHRLVRISPFDSQARRQTSFASLEVVPFLEDLSDEVQIDEKDLRIDTYRSSGAGGQHVNVTDSAVRITHLPTNIVVSCQNERSQMQNKARAMQVLAAKLAERQREERAKQLQDISGPTTQASWGTQIRSYVQAPYQLVKDLRTDYETGNVQAVIDGDLDQFMEAYLRWRRTQEG from the coding sequence GTGAGGGATTTCACCGATGACTTGCGCGCGCTCCGACGCCGGCTGACGGAGGCCGAGGCCTACCTCGACATCGAGGGCAAGCGGAAGCGCCTGGTCGACCTGGAGGTCGAGATCGGCCGCGCCGACTTGTGGGACGACGCCGACGCGGCACGAGCGGTGACCACCGAGTTCGGCCGGGTCAGTGACGACGTGAAGACCCTCGACGCCCTGCGCGCCCGCATCGAGGACGCCGAGACCCTGCACGAGCTCGGCGTCGAAGAGGGCGACGACTCGGTGGAAGCAGAGCTGGAGTCGGCCACAGCGGCGCTGGCCAAGGACCTCGACGCACTGGAGCTTCGCAGCCTGTTCAGCGGCGAGTACGACGAGCACGACGCCGTGTGCGAAGTCCATGCAGGCGCAGGCGGCACCGACGCCCAGGACTGGGCCGAGATGATGATGCGCATGTACCAGCGCTGGGCCGAGCGGCGGGGCTTCGAGTTCGAGCTCGACGACGTGTCGCAGGGCCAGGAGGCGGGCATCCTGTCGGCCACCTTCATCGTCAAGGGCCGCTACGCCTACGGGCTGCTGTCGGCCGAGCAGGGCACCCACCGGCTGGTGCGCATCTCGCCGTTCGACTCCCAGGCCCGCCGCCAGACGAGCTTCGCCTCGTTGGAAGTGGTGCCGTTCCTCGAAGACCTCTCCGACGAGGTGCAGATCGACGAGAAGGACCTGCGCATCGACACCTACCGCAGTTCGGGCGCAGGCGGCCAGCACGTCAACGTCACCGATTCGGCCGTGCGCATCACCCACCTGCCCACCAACATCGTCGTCTCGTGCCAGAACGAGCGCAGCCAGATGCAGAACAAGGCCCGCGCCATGCAGGTGCTGGCGGCCAAGCTGGCCGAGCGCCAGCGGGAAGAGCGGGCCAAGCAGCTGCAGGACATCAGCGGCCCCACCACCCAAGCCAGTTGGGGCACCCAGATCCGCTCCTACGTGCAGGCGCCCTACCAGTTGGTGAAGGACCTGCGCACCGACTACGAGACGGGCAACGTACAAGCCGTCATCGACGGCGACCTCGACCAGTTCATGGAGGCCTACCTCCGCTGGCGCCGCACCCAGGAGGGCTGA
- the ftsX gene encoding permease-like cell division protein FtsX yields the protein MALSVDYVVRETFTNLRRNMLMTFAAVLTVAVSLSLVGGALLLRQGVNNATIQWKGGVELSIFMQPDAPPNQSQAVESELAKLPEVKDFTYVDQDAAYAEFSQMFANSPDMVESVSAKDLPPSYRVVPKQAEFVEVIGERFKKREGVRDVVYAKDTVDTLLRVSNILQWLVLGVAVVLMGSASLLILNTIRMAIFARRREVAVMKLVGATNWFIRVPFMLEGLVQGVVGAALAFGVVFAMRTFIEQGVRRYKLQLIDQLVVSTSEVVGTGMFLLFVGAAVGAIGSFIAVRRFLDV from the coding sequence ATGGCCCTGTCCGTCGACTACGTCGTGCGCGAGACGTTCACCAACCTCCGCCGCAACATGCTCATGACCTTCGCCGCCGTGCTCACGGTGGCGGTGTCGCTGTCGCTGGTGGGCGGCGCCCTCCTGCTGCGCCAAGGGGTGAACAACGCCACCATCCAGTGGAAGGGCGGCGTGGAGCTGTCGATCTTCATGCAGCCCGACGCCCCGCCCAACCAGAGCCAGGCGGTGGAGAGCGAGCTGGCCAAGCTGCCCGAGGTCAAGGACTTCACATACGTCGACCAGGACGCCGCCTACGCGGAGTTCTCGCAGATGTTCGCCAACTCGCCCGACATGGTGGAGAGCGTCTCGGCCAAGGACCTGCCCCCGTCGTATCGGGTGGTGCCCAAGCAGGCCGAGTTCGTCGAGGTCATCGGCGAGCGCTTCAAGAAACGCGAAGGCGTGCGCGATGTCGTCTACGCCAAGGACACCGTCGACACCCTGCTGCGGGTCAGCAACATCTTGCAGTGGCTGGTGCTCGGCGTGGCCGTGGTGCTCATGGGCTCGGCCTCCCTGCTGATCCTCAACACCATCCGCATGGCCATCTTCGCCCGCCGCCGCGAGGTGGCGGTCATGAAGTTGGTGGGTGCCACCAACTGGTTCATCCGGGTGCCGTTCATGCTCGAAGGACTGGTGCAGGGCGTGGTGGGTGCCGCCCTCGCCTTCGGCGTGGTGTTCGCCATGCGCACGTTCATCGAACAAGGCGTGCGGCGCTACAAGCTGCAGCTCATCGACCAACTGGTGGTGAGCACGTCGGAGGTCGTCGGCACCGGCATGTTCCTGCTGTTCGTGGGCGCCGCAGTGGGCGCCATCGGCTCGTTCATCGCCGTGCGCCGCTTCCTCGACGTCTGA
- the ftsE gene encoding cell division ATP-binding protein FtsE, which yields MIRLENVTKAYKGSTVALRDCSVDIQKGEFVFLVGPSGSGKSTFLRLLTKEEQPDGGRIWVAGKDIAQLSHWKIPYLRRNIGSVFQDFKLLPNKTVYENVAFALEVIGRPKHVIASQVPQILDLVGLSKKVDNLPGELSGGEQQRVSIARAFVNRPLILLADEPTGNLDPNTTVGIMRLLDRINRTGTTVVMATHDQGIVDSMRRRVIELDRGTVVRDQARGVYGYGT from the coding sequence ATGATCCGTCTCGAAAACGTCACCAAGGCCTACAAGGGCTCCACCGTCGCACTGCGCGACTGCTCCGTCGACATCCAGAAGGGCGAGTTCGTCTTCCTGGTCGGCCCCTCGGGGTCGGGCAAGTCGACCTTCCTGCGCTTGCTCACCAAAGAGGAGCAGCCCGACGGCGGCCGCATCTGGGTGGCGGGCAAGGACATCGCCCAGCTCAGCCACTGGAAGATCCCGTACCTGCGCCGCAACATCGGCTCGGTCTTCCAGGACTTCAAGCTGCTGCCCAACAAGACCGTCTACGAGAACGTCGCCTTCGCCCTCGAGGTCATCGGCAGGCCCAAGCACGTCATCGCCTCGCAGGTCCCGCAGATCCTCGACTTGGTGGGCCTGTCGAAGAAGGTCGACAACCTGCCCGGCGAGCTGTCGGGCGGCGAGCAGCAGCGCGTCTCGATCGCTCGGGCCTTCGTCAACCGGCCGCTGATCCTCCTGGCCGACGAGCCCACCGGCAACCTCGACCCCAACACCACGGTCGGCATCATGCGCCTGCTCGACCGCATCAACCGCACCGGCACCACCGTCGTCATGGCCACCCACGACCAGGGCATCGTCGACTCCATGCGCCGCCGGGTCATCGAGCTCGACCGCGGCACCGTGGTGCGCGACCAGGCCCGTGGCGTCTACGGCTACGGCACCTAG
- a CDS encoding DUF6458 family protein, producing MSVFLIAVGAILAFAVEASAEGIDLDTVGIILMIVGAIGLLASMLFWSSAGAGFGRSRDEVVVRDREVL from the coding sequence GTGAGCGTTTTTCTGATCGCAGTCGGCGCCATCCTCGCCTTCGCCGTCGAAGCCAGTGCCGAAGGCATCGACCTCGACACGGTGGGCATCATCCTCATGATCGTGGGCGCCATCGGCCTCCTTGCCTCCATGCTCTTCTGGAGCAGCGCAGGCGCAGGCTTCGGCCGCAGCCGTGACGAGGTCGTGGTCCGCGACCGCGAGGTCCTCTAA
- a CDS encoding DUF4345 family protein translates to MSQYVHMVRWVRIGLVYEAVSAALIGLWALPAPRSFFDDFPGILGMNWASAAGPYNEHYVRDVGALYLGFVVLFVWAARQPVRLATPVAAAWALVQLPHLVFHLAHDENLTRWEWATQGFGLAAVLAVAVAIALAGRNLSETGSATASR, encoded by the coding sequence GTGAGCCAGTATGTGCACATGGTGCGATGGGTGCGAATAGGGCTGGTGTACGAAGCGGTGAGCGCGGCGCTGATCGGCCTGTGGGCCTTGCCCGCACCCCGGTCGTTCTTCGACGACTTCCCCGGCATATTGGGGATGAACTGGGCGTCGGCGGCCGGCCCGTACAACGAGCATTACGTGCGCGACGTCGGCGCCCTTTACCTCGGTTTCGTGGTGCTGTTCGTGTGGGCGGCCCGACAACCTGTGCGACTGGCGACGCCGGTCGCTGCGGCGTGGGCGCTGGTGCAGCTGCCGCACCTGGTGTTCCACCTGGCCCACGACGAGAACCTGACGCGATGGGAGTGGGCGACGCAGGGCTTCGGCTTGGCCGCCGTGCTCGCGGTGGCCGTGGCCATCGCCCTGGCCGGGCGGAACCTCAGCGAAACAGGTTCAGCAACAGCGTCCCGATGA
- the secA gene encoding preprotein translocase subunit SecA, protein MSVFAKVLRAGEGRKVKRLAEIVPEINALEPEMRALSDDALRHKTVEFRERIANGADLNDLLIEAFAVVREGADRAIGQRHYDVQMMGGAALHFGWIAEMKTGEGKTLVSTLPVYLNGLTGRGVHLVTVNDYLAKFHAEWMGRIHKWLGLTVGLVIPDIDDWQAKRDAYASDVTYGTNTEFGFDYLRDNMAKSRDHMVQREHVYGIVDEVDSILIDEARTPLIISGPAAESAKLYYQFAGIVRTLTRDVDYEVDEEKRTVVPTEEGIEKVERQLGVDNMYDQVSVNYVHQMTQALRAKELYKRDKDYIVQDGEVKIVDEFTGRILEGRRWSDGLHQAVEAKERVRIKEENHTWATVTLQNYFRMYEKLSGMTGTAETEASEFANTYNLPVVPIPTHRPMIRKDMADLIYKTEEAKFNAAVDDVVERFERGQPVLIGTASVEKSEQLSRLLDRKGIAHAVLNAKQHAREAMIVAQAGRLHAVTVATNMAGRGVDILLGGNPELLAEQEGQLQGIDRTTPEGEAAYKELLAKFEAQTKADGDKIRELGGLYVLGSERHESRRIDNQLRGRAGRQGDPGESRFYLSLEDELMRLFATGAMQWVMSKTLEDDVPIEAKMVTKAIERAQTTVEQRNAEIRKDVLKYDEVMNEQRKVIYARRMQILDGEDLREHTLDLLDGALDSLVETYCTGYQEEWDVQGLLNEVSLYYPTKFTADELRAAVNSDEIHESLLAEAVRYYEDREQALPGGVETMRQLEREVMLQIIDTKWREHLAEMDYLREGINLRAMGQQDPLVAWQREGYDMFGRMIAGVDDDYLKYVMHVEVLVDKPTEPDLRQARYEAADDPVQGQSAVQQAALASPAADETGQPQQSAMAQATMQPVMKSDEEKLGRNQPCWCGSGKKFKLCHGR, encoded by the coding sequence ATGAGTGTTTTTGCGAAGGTTCTTCGGGCCGGTGAAGGCCGCAAGGTCAAGCGGCTGGCGGAGATCGTCCCCGAGATCAACGCGCTCGAGCCCGAGATGCGAGCGCTGTCCGACGATGCGCTGAGACACAAGACCGTCGAGTTCCGCGAGCGCATCGCCAACGGCGCCGACCTCAACGACCTGCTCATCGAGGCCTTCGCCGTCGTGCGCGAGGGCGCCGACCGGGCCATCGGCCAGCGCCACTACGACGTGCAGATGATGGGCGGCGCCGCCCTGCACTTCGGCTGGATCGCCGAGATGAAGACCGGCGAGGGCAAGACCCTGGTCTCCACCCTGCCCGTCTACCTCAACGGCCTCACCGGCCGGGGCGTGCACCTCGTCACCGTCAACGACTATCTGGCCAAGTTCCACGCCGAGTGGATGGGCCGCATCCACAAGTGGCTCGGCCTGACCGTCGGCCTGGTCATCCCCGACATCGACGACTGGCAGGCCAAACGCGACGCCTACGCCTCCGACGTCACCTACGGCACCAACACCGAGTTCGGCTTCGACTACCTCCGCGACAACATGGCCAAGTCACGCGACCACATGGTGCAGCGCGAGCACGTCTACGGCATCGTCGACGAGGTCGATTCCATCCTCATCGACGAGGCCCGCACCCCGCTCATCATCAGCGGCCCGGCGGCCGAGTCGGCCAAGCTCTACTACCAGTTCGCCGGCATCGTCCGCACCCTCACCCGCGACGTCGACTACGAGGTCGACGAAGAGAAGCGCACGGTCGTGCCCACCGAAGAGGGCATCGAGAAGGTCGAGCGCCAACTGGGCGTCGACAACATGTACGACCAGGTCTCGGTGAACTACGTCCACCAGATGACCCAGGCCCTGCGCGCCAAGGAGCTCTACAAGCGCGACAAGGACTACATCGTGCAGGACGGCGAGGTGAAGATCGTCGACGAGTTCACCGGCCGCATCCTCGAGGGCCGGCGCTGGTCCGACGGCCTGCACCAGGCGGTCGAGGCCAAGGAGCGCGTGCGCATCAAGGAGGAGAACCACACCTGGGCCACGGTGACCCTCCAGAACTACTTCCGCATGTACGAGAAGTTGTCGGGCATGACCGGCACGGCCGAGACCGAGGCCTCCGAGTTCGCCAACACCTACAACCTCCCGGTGGTGCCCATCCCCACCCACCGGCCCATGATCCGCAAGGACATGGCCGACCTCATCTACAAGACCGAGGAGGCGAAGTTCAACGCCGCGGTCGACGACGTGGTCGAGCGCTTCGAACGCGGCCAGCCGGTGCTCATCGGCACCGCCTCGGTCGAGAAGTCCGAGCAGCTCTCCCGCCTGCTCGACCGCAAGGGCATCGCCCATGCCGTGCTCAATGCCAAGCAGCACGCCCGGGAAGCCATGATCGTGGCCCAGGCAGGCCGCCTGCACGCCGTCACCGTCGCCACCAACATGGCGGGCCGCGGCGTCGACATCCTGCTCGGCGGCAACCCCGAACTGTTGGCCGAGCAGGAAGGCCAGCTTCAAGGCATCGACCGCACGACGCCCGAGGGCGAAGCCGCCTACAAGGAGCTGCTGGCCAAGTTCGAAGCGCAGACCAAGGCCGACGGCGACAAGATCCGCGAACTGGGCGGGCTCTACGTGCTCGGCAGCGAGCGCCACGAGAGCCGCCGGATCGACAACCAGCTCCGCGGCCGCGCCGGCCGCCAAGGCGACCCCGGCGAGAGCCGCTTCTACCTCTCGCTGGAAGACGAGCTCATGCGCTTGTTCGCCACCGGCGCCATGCAGTGGGTCATGAGCAAGACCCTCGAAGACGACGTGCCCATCGAGGCCAAGATGGTCACCAAGGCCATCGAACGGGCCCAGACCACGGTCGAGCAGCGCAACGCCGAGATCCGCAAGGACGTCCTCAAGTACGACGAGGTCATGAACGAGCAGCGCAAGGTGATCTACGCCCGGCGCATGCAGATCCTCGATGGCGAAGACCTTCGGGAGCACACCCTCGACCTGCTCGACGGCGCCCTCGACAGCCTGGTGGAGACGTACTGCACCGGCTACCAGGAGGAGTGGGACGTGCAAGGCCTGCTCAACGAGGTCTCGCTGTACTACCCCACGAAGTTCACCGCCGACGAGCTGCGCGCTGCGGTCAACTCCGACGAGATCCACGAGAGCCTCCTGGCCGAAGCGGTGCGCTACTACGAGGACCGCGAGCAGGCGTTGCCCGGCGGCGTCGAGACCATGCGCCAACTCGAGCGCGAGGTCATGCTCCAGATCATCGACACCAAGTGGCGCGAGCACCTGGCCGAGATGGACTACCTCCGCGAGGGCATCAACCTGCGAGCCATGGGCCAGCAGGACCCGCTGGTGGCGTGGCAGCGCGAGGGCTACGACATGTTCGGCCGCATGATCGCCGGCGTCGACGACGACTACCTCAAGTACGTGATGCACGTCGAGGTCCTGGTCGACAAGCCCACCGAGCCCGACCTGCGCCAGGCCCGCTACGAGGCGGCCGACGACCCGGTGCAGGGCCAGAGCGCGGTGCAGCAAGCCGCCCTCGCCTCGCCCGCCGCCGACGAGACGGGCCAGCCCCAGCAGTCGGCCATGGCCCAGGCCACCATGCAGCCGGTCATGAAGTCCGACGAGGAGAAGCTCGGTCGGAACCAGCCCTGCTGGTGCGGCAGCGGCAAGAAGTTCAAGCTCTGCCACGGTCGCTGA
- a CDS encoding metalloregulator ArsR/SmtB family transcription factor — MKQIEVCCAPVSASPLSDDEAEELAAAFKVLADPVRLRLFSLIAADPDGEVCACEVVDVLGRSQPTISHHLKVLYEAGLLDREKRGTWVWYRAVPARLAGLREALAPTRRARARA; from the coding sequence GTGAAGCAGATCGAGGTGTGCTGTGCGCCGGTGTCGGCGTCGCCCTTGTCCGACGACGAGGCCGAGGAGCTGGCCGCGGCGTTCAAGGTGCTGGCCGATCCCGTGCGGCTGCGGCTGTTCTCGTTGATCGCCGCGGACCCCGACGGCGAGGTGTGCGCGTGCGAGGTGGTCGACGTGCTGGGCCGGTCGCAACCCACGATCAGCCACCACCTCAAGGTGCTTTACGAGGCCGGGCTGCTCGACCGGGAGAAGCGGGGCACGTGGGTTTGGTACCGCGCCGTGCCCGCTCGGCTGGCCGGGCTGCGCGAGGCGCTGGCGCCTACTCGCCGCGCCCGAGCGCGCGCCTGA
- a CDS encoding DinB family protein, with translation MDIARRQELITRYRDGHRVVVEALAGATDDELDRIPEPGEWSARQVVHHLADSETTSYLRLRRLVAEDNPAIPGYDENLFARRLHYEARPVATSLDVLQAVRASTAELLDHLSDDEWNREGTHAESGAYSVAIWLETYAAHAHDHADQIRRALGRGE, from the coding sequence ATGGATATCGCTCGCCGGCAGGAGTTGATCACCCGCTACCGCGACGGCCATCGGGTGGTTGTCGAAGCGTTGGCCGGTGCGACCGACGACGAACTCGACCGCATCCCCGAGCCCGGCGAGTGGAGCGCCCGACAGGTGGTGCATCACCTGGCCGACAGCGAGACGACCTCGTATCTCCGCCTGCGCCGCCTGGTGGCCGAGGACAACCCGGCGATCCCGGGCTACGACGAGAACCTCTTCGCTCGGCGCCTGCACTACGAGGCCCGGCCCGTCGCCACCTCGCTCGACGTGCTGCAAGCGGTGCGGGCATCGACCGCAGAGCTGCTCGACCACCTCAGCGACGACGAGTGGAACCGGGAAGGCACCCACGCCGAATCGGGTGCGTACTCAGTGGCGATCTGGCTGGAGACCTACGCAGCCCACGCCCACGACCACGCCGATCAGATCAGGCGCGCGCTCGGGCGCGGCGAGTAG